In Xiphophorus couchianus chromosome 8, X_couchianus-1.0, whole genome shotgun sequence, the following proteins share a genomic window:
- the sptan1 gene encoding spectrin alpha chain, non-erythrocytic 1 isoform X1, protein MDTVGVKVLETAEDIQERRQQVLDRYRRFKDLSMVRRQKLEDSYRFQFFRRDADELEKWIQEKLQIASDENYKDPSNLQGKLQKHQAFEAEVQANAAAIIELDKTGNLMITEGHFASETIRSRLEELHRLWDLLLQKTKEKGMRLLQAQKLLQYLRECEDALDWISDKEAIVTSEELGQDLEHVELLQKKFEEFQTDLAAHEERVNEVNQLAGKLIQEAHPENELIVRKQEEVNAAWQRLKGLALQRQTRLFGSAEVQRFNRDVDETISWIKEKEQLMASDDFGRDLASVQALLRKQEGLERDLAALKDKVNTLGGDAERLQQTHPQNASQIHLKKDELITNWEQIQTLAAERHARLNDSYHLQRFTADFRDLTSWVTEMKALINADELANDVAGAEALLDRHQEHKGEIDAHEDSFRATDEAGQALLSAGHYASEEVKEKLGILAQEKESLLELWEVRRQQYEQCMDLQLFYRDTEQVDNWMSKQEAFLLNEDLGDSLDSVEALLKKHEDFEKSLSAQEEKITALDEFATKLIQNSHYAKEDVATRRDALLNRRNALHERAQARRAALEDSFHLQQFFRDSDELKSWINEKMKTATDESYKDPSNLQGKVQKHQAFEAELSANQSRIDALQKSGQELLDRKHYASAEVTARMEDVSAQWKKLLEATELKGIKLREANQQQQFNRNVEDIELWLYEVEGHLASDDYGKDLTSVQNLQKKHALLEADVAAHQDRIDGITIQARQFQEAGHFDADNIQKKQEALVVRYEALREPMAARKQKLSDSLRLQQLFRDVEDEETWIREKEPIASSTNRGKDLIGVQNLLKKHQALQAEITGHEPRIKAVTQKGETMVEEGHFAGEEVKAKLGELHGRWDTLKGKAGQRRQDLEDSLQAQQYFADANEAESWMREKEPIVGSPDYGKDEDSAEALLKKHEALMSDLTAYGSSIQALKEQAQSCRQQVAPTDDETGKELVLALYDYQEKSPREVTMKKGDILTLLNSTNKDWWKVEVNDRQGFVPAAYVKKLDPTQSSSRENLLDEHGSIAARQEQIENQLVTKEPCSVSVRMKQVEELYGTLLELGEKRKDMLEKSCKKFMLFREANELQQWIHEKESALTNEEVGSDLEQVEVLQKKFDDFQKDLKANESRLRDINKVASELESEGLMAEEAPMIQAQQQEQLGSAPGKDESDSKTASLWKTIRLGVQTTANFNTIKELNNRWRSLQQLAEDRSNMLGSAHEVQRFHRDADETKEWIEEKNQALNTDNYGHDLASVQALQRKHEGFERDLAALGDKVKSLGETAERLIQSHPEAVDDIQEKCTELNTAWSSLVGRADQRKEKLGNSHDLQRFLSDFRDLMSWINGIRGLVSSEELAKDVTGAEALLERHQEHRTEIDARAGTFQAFEQFGQQLLARGHYASPDIQQKLKALDQERADLEKAWVQRRMMLDQCLELQLFNRDCEQAENWMAAREAFLASDDKGDSLDSVEALIKKHEDFDKAINVQEEKIAALQSFADQLIGADHYAKPEIYNRRNEVLDRWRRLKAQMIEKRSKLGESQTLQQFSRDVDEIEAWISEKLQTATDESYKDPTNIQSKHQKHQAFEAELHANADRIKGVIDTGNALIQRGACAGSEDAVKARLNALDEQWQFLVNKSAEKSQKLKEANKQQNFNTGIKDFDFWLSEVEALLASEDYGKDLASVNNLLKKHQLLEADISAHEDRLKDLNGQADSLMASNAFDTSQVKDKRDAVNGRFAKIKSMAAGRRAKLNESHRLHQFFRDLDDEESWIKEKKLLVGSEDYGRDLTGVQNLRKKHKRLEAELAAHEPAIQSVLDTGKKLSDDNTIGQEEIQQRLAQFVDHWKELKDLSEARGKRLEESLEYQQFVANVEEEEAWINEKLNLVGSEDYGDTLAAVQGLLKKHEAFETDFTVHRDRVGDVCANGEELIKKNNHHVDNISAKMAALRGKVSELERAAAQRKAKLDENSAFLQFNWKADVVESWIGEKENSLKTDDYGRDLSSVQTLLTKQETFDAGLQAFQQEGITNITALKDQLLAAQHVQSKAIEARHAALIKRWNQLLSNSAARKKKLLEAQDHFRKVEDLFLTFAKKASAFNSWFENAEEDLTDPVRCNSLEEIRALREAHEAFRSSLSSAQTDFNQLAELDQQIKSYQVASNPYTWFTMEALEETWRNLQKIIKERELELQKEQRRQEENDKLRQEFAQHANAFHQWLQETRTYLLDGSCMVEESGTLESQLEATKRKHQEIRAMRSQLKKIEDLGAAMEEALILDNKYTEHSTVGLAQQWDQLDQLGMRMQHNLEQQIQARNTTGVTEEALKEFSMMFKHFDKEKSGRLNHQEFKSCLRSLGYDLPMVEEGEPDPEFEAILDTVDPNRDGNVSLQEYMAFMISRETENVKSSEEIESAFRALSAENKPYVTKEELYQNLTKEQADYCLSHMKPYLDSKGRELPSAFDFVEFTRSLFVN, encoded by the exons ATGGACACGGTCGGAGTCAAAGTGCTGGAAACGGCCGAAGACATCCAGGAGCGCCGGCAGCAGGTTCTGGACCGGTACCGGCGCTTCAAGGATCTGTCCATGGTCCGGCGCCAGAAGCTGGAGGATTCGTACCGATTCCAGTTCTTCCGCCGGGACGCCGACGAGTTGGAAAAATGGATCCAGGAGAAGCTGCAGATCGCCTCCGACGAGAACTACAAGGACCCGTCCAACCTGCAG GGGAAGCTGCAGAAGCACCAGGCGTTTGAGGCCGAGGTCCAGGCCAACGCGGCGGCCATCATCGAACTGGACAAGACGGGGAACCTGATGATCACCGAGGGACACTTCGCCTCCGAGACCATCCGG AGCCgcctggaggagctgcaccgCCTCTGggacctgctgctgcagaagaCCAAGGAGAAGGGCATGCGGCTGCTGCAGGCCCAGAAACTGCTGCAGTACCTGCGGGAGTGTGAAGACGCTCTGGACTGGATCAGTGACAAg GAGGCCATTGTGACCTCTGAGGAGCTGGGTCAGGACCTGGAGCACGTGGAGCTCCTGCAGAAGAAGTTTGAGGAGTTCCAGACGGACCTTGCGGCTCATGAGGAGCGCGTGAACGAGGTGAACCAGCTGGCCGGGAAGCTGATCCAGGAGGCGCACCCGGAGAACGAGCTGATCGTCAGGAAGCAGGAGGAGGTGAACGCGGCCTGGCAGCGCCTGAAGGGCCTGGCCCTGCAGAGGCAGACCCGGCTGTTCGGCTCGGCCGAGGTGCAGCGCTTCAACAG GGATGTGGATGAGACCATCAGCTGGATCAAGGAGAAGGAGCAGCTGATGGCGTCCGATGACTTTGGGCGGGACTTGGCCAGCGTTCAGGCTCTGCTGAGGAAACAGGAGGGTCTGGAGAGAGACCTGGCGGCTCTGAAGGACAAG GTGAACACTCTGGGTGGGGACGCCGAGCGCCTGCAGCAGACCCATCCTCAGAACGCTTCCCAGATCCACCTGAAGAAAGATGAACTCATCACCAACTGGGAGCAGATTCAGACGCTGGCTGCTGAGCGCCACGCCCGCCTCAACGACTCCTACCA TCTGCAGCGTTTCACCGCTGACTTCAGGGATCTGACCAGCTGGGTGACGGAGATGAAGGCTCTGATTAATGCCGACGAGCTGGCCAACGACGTGGCCGGAGCCGAGGCGCTGCTGGACCGGCACCAGGAGCACAAG GGGGAAATCGATGCCCACGAGGACAGCTTCAGGGCCACAGATGAAGCTGGTCAGGCCCTGCTCAGTGCAGGACACTACGCCTCCGAGGAGGTCAAGGAGAAG ctgggGATTCTGGCCCAGGAGAAGGAGTCCCTCCTGGAGCTGTGGGAGGTCCGCCGGCAGCAGTACGAACAGTGCATGGACCTGCAACTGTTCTACAGGGACACGGAGCAGGTGGACAACTGGATGAGCAAGCAGGAG GCTTTCCTTCTGAACGAAGACCTGGGAGACTCCCTGGACAGCGTGGAAGCTCTGCTGAAGAAACACGAGGACTTTGAGAAGTCTCTCAGCGCTCAGGAGGAGAAGATCACG GCTCTGGATGAATTCGCCACCAAGCTGATCCAGAACAGCCACTATGCTAAGGAGGACGTGGCAACGCGCAGAGACGCT CTCCTCAACCGCAGGAACGCCCTGCATGAGCGCGCTCAGGCCCGCCGGGCCGCCCTGGAGGACTCCTTCCACCTGCAGCAGTTCTTCAGGGACTCCGATGAGCTGAAGAGTTGGATCAACGAGAAAATGAAGACTGCTACAGATGAGTCCTACAAG GACCCGTCCAACCTGCAGGGGAAGGTGCAGAAACACCAGGCCTTTGAGGCCGagctgtcagccaatcagagccgcATCGATGCCCTGCAGAAGTCCGGCCAGGAGCTGCTGGACAGGAAGCACTATGCCTCCGCTGAGGTCACCGCCCGCATGGAAGATGTTAGCGCGCAGTGGAAGAAGCTGCTGGAGGCCACAGAGCTCAAAG gtATCAAGCTGCGGGAGGccaaccagcagcagcagttcaaCAGGAACGTGGAGGACATTGAGCTCTGGCTCTATGAGGTCGAAGGTCACTTGGCCTCTGACGACTACGGGAAAGACCTGACGAGCGTCCAGAACCTGCAGAAGAAGCATGCCCTGCTGGAGGCCGACGTGGCAGCTCACCAG GATCGGATCGACGGAATCACCATCCAGGCTCGGCAGTTCCAGGAAGCTGGCCACTTTGACGCAGACAACATCCAGAAGAAGCAGGAGGCTCTGGTGGTTCGCTATGAAGCTCTACGGGAGCCGATGGCGGCTCGCAAGCAGAAGCTGTCTGACTCGCTGCGCCTGCAGCAGCTCTTCAGGGATGTAGAGGACGAGGAGACCTGGATCAGGGAGAAGGAGCCCATCGCCTCATCCACCAACAGAG GTAAAGACCTTATTGGAGTCCAGAACCTGCTGAAGAAGCACCAGGCTCTGCAGGCTGAGATCACAGGTCACGAGCCTCGGATCAAAGCCGTGACCCAGAAAGGAGAGACCATGGTGGAGGAAG GTCACTTTGCCGGAGAGGAGGTGAAGGCCAAGCTGGGGGAGTTGCACGGACGTTGGGATACCTTGAAGGGCAAGGCGGGCCAGAGGAGGCAGGACCTGGAAGACTCCCTGCAGGCCCAGCAGTACTTTGCCGACGCCAACGAGGCCGAGTCTTGGATGAGGGAGAAGGAGCCCATCGTCGGGAGCCCGGACTATGGGAAAGACGAGGATTCAGCTGAG GCACTGCTGAAGAAGCACGAGGCCCTGATGTCAGACCTGACGGCTTACGGCAGCAGCATCCAGGCTCTGAAGGAGCAGGCTCAGTCCTGCAGA CAACAAGTGGCTCCGACTGATGACGAGACTGGGAAGGAGCTGGTTCTGGCTCTGTACGACTATCAGGAGAAAAGCCCGCGCGAAGTAACTATGAAGAAGGGTGACATCCTGACCCTGCTCAACAGCACCAACAAG GACTGGTGGAAGGTGGAGGTGAACGACCGGCAGGGCTTTGTTCCGGCCGCCTATGTGAAGAAGTTGGACCCGACTCAGTCGTCTTCCAGGGAGAACTTGCTGGACGAGCATGGCAGCATCGCAGCTCGACAGGAACAGATCGAGAACCA GCTCGTCACCAAGGAGCCCTGCAGCGTGTCTGTGCGCATGAAGCAGGTGGAAGAGCT GTACGGCACGCTGCTGGAGCTGGGGGAGAAGAGGAAGGACATGCTGGAGAAGAGCTGCAAGAAGTTCATGTTGTTCCGCGAAGCCAACGAGCTCCAGCAGTGGATCCACGAGAAGGAGAGCGCCCTGACCAACGAGGAGGTCGGCTCCGACCTGGAGCAGGTCGAGGTTCTGCAGAAGAAGTTCGACGACTTCCAGAAG GACCTGAAGGCCAACGAGTCCCGGCTGAGGGACATCAACAAGGTGGCGTCGGAGCTGGAGTCTGAAGGCCTGATGGCGGAGGAGGCTCCCATGATCCAGGCCCAG CAACAGGAGCAGCTGGGATCCGCTCCGGGAAAG GACGAGTCTGACTCCAAGACGGCTTCGCTCTGGAAG acCATACGACTGGGTGTCCAAACGACGGCTAACTTTAATACCATCAAG GAGCTGAACAACCGCTGGCGCTCGCTGCAGCAGCTGGCCGAGGACCGCAGCAACATGCTGGGCAGCGCCCACGAGGTGCAGCGCTTCCACAG GGACGCCGACGAAACCAAGGAGTGGATCGAGGAGAAGAACCAGGCGCTGAACACGGACAACTACGGCCACGACCTGGCCAGCGTCCAGGCGCTGCAGCGCAAACACGAAGGCTTCGAGAGAGACCTGGCGGCGCTGGGCGATAAG GTGAAGTCTCTGGGCGAGACGGCGGAGCGTCTGATCCAGTCGCACCCGGAGGCCGTGGACGACATCCAGGAGAAATGCACGGAGCTGAACACGGCGTGGAGCAGCCTGGTGGGCCGCGCCGACCAGCGCAAGGAGAAGCTGGGCAACTCCCACGACCTGCAGCGCTTCCTGTCCGACTTCAG GGATCTGATGTCGTGGATCAACGGGATCCGAGGCCTGGTGTCGTCCGAGGAGCTGGCTAAAGACGTGACGGGCGCCGAGGCGCTGCTGGAGCGCCACCAG GAGCACCGGACGGAGATCGACGCGCGGGCCGGGACCTTCCAGGCCTTCGAGCAGTTCGGCCAGCAGCTGCTGGCGCGCGGCCACTACGCCAGCCCTGACATCCAGCAGAAGCTGAAGGCTCTGGACCAGGAGCGCGCCGACCTGGAGAAGGCCTGGGTGCAGCGCCGCATGATGCTGGACCAGTGCCTGGAGCTGCAG CTCTTCAACCGGGACTGTGAGCAGGCCGAGAACTGGATGGCGGCGCGGGAAGCCTTCCTGGCCAGCGACGACAAGGGCGACTCGCTGGACAGCGTGGAGGCGCTCATCAAGAAGCACGAGGACTTCGACAAGGCCATCAACGTCCAG GAGGAGAAGATCGCCGCCCTGCAGTCCTTTGCTGACCAGCTGATCGGAGCCGATCATTACGCCAAGCCGGAGATCTACAACCGCCGCAACGAGGTTCTGGACAG GTGGCGCCGGCTGAAGGCCCAGATGATCGAGAAGCGCTCCAAGCTGGGCGAGTCCCAGACGCTGCAGCAGTTCAGCCGGGACGTGGACGAGATCGAGGCCTGGATCAGCGAGAAGCTGCAGACCGCCACCGACGAGTCCTACAAGGACCCCACCAACATCCAG AGCAAACATCAGAAGCACCAGGCGTTTGAGGCGGAGCTGCACGCCAACGCCGACCGCATCAAAGGAGTCATCGACACGGGGAACGCCCTGATCCAGAGAGGAGCCTGCGCCGGCAGCGAGGACGCCGTCAAG GCGCGGCTCAACGCTCTGGACGAGCAGTGGCAGTTCCTCGTCAACAAATCAGCAGAGAAGAGTCAGAAGCTGAAGGAGGCCAACAAGCAGCAGAACTTCAACACCGGCATCAAGGACTTTGACTTCTGGTTGTCTGAG GTCGAAGCTCTTCTGGCCTCCGAGGATTACGGCAAAGACCTGGCTTCAGTCAACAACCTGCTGAAGAAACACCAGCTGCTGGAGGCCGACATCTCTGCTCACGAG GACCGTCTGAAGGACCTGAACGGCCAGGCCGACAGCCTGATGGCCAGCAACGCCTTCGACACCTCGCAGGTGAAGGACAAGCGCGACGCCGTCAACGGCCGCTTCGCCAAGATCAAGAGCATGGCCGCCGGCCGCCGCGCCAAGCTCAACGAGTCGCACCGCCTGCACCAGTTCTTCCGGGACCTGGATGACGAGGAGTCCTGGATCAA GGAGAAGAAGCTGTTGGTCGGATCGGAGGATTACGGACGTGATTTGACGGGAGTTCAGAACCTGAGGAAGAAGCATAAGAGGCTGGAAGCTGAGCTGGCAGCGCATGAGCCGGCTATCCAG TCTGTGCTGGACACCGGGAAGAAGCTGTCTGATGACAACACCATCGGTCAGGAGGAGATCCAGCAGAGGCTGGCCCAGTTCGTGGACCATTGGAAGGAGCTGAAGGATTTATCTGAAgccag AGGGAAGAGGCTGGAGGAGTCGCTGGAATACCAGCAGTTTGTGGCGAacgtggaggaggaggaagcttGGATCAATGAGAAGTTGAACCTGGTTGGAAGCGAAGACTACGGAGACACGCTGGCGGCGGTGCAG GGCCTGCTGAAGAAACACGAAGCGTTTGAGACGGACTTCACGGTCCACCGGGATCGGGTCGGCGACGTCTGCGCCAACGGAGAGGAGCTCATCAAGAAG AACAACCACCACGTGGACAACATCAGcgccaagatggccgccctgagAGGGAAGGTGTCGGAGCTGGAGCGGGCGGCGGCCCAGAGGAAGGCCAAGCTGGACGAGAACTCGGCGTTCCTGCAGTTCAACTGGAAGGCCGACGTGGTGGAGTCCTGGATCG GTGAGAAGGAGAACAGCCTGAAGACCGACGACTACGGCAGAGACCTGTCCTCGGTCCAGACGCTGCTCACCAAGCAG GAGACGTTTGACGCCGGCCTGCAGGCCTTCCAGCAGGAAGGAATCACCAACATCACGGCGCTGAAGGACCAGCTGCTGGCCGCGCAGCACGTCCAGTCCAAGGCCATCGAGGCGCGGCACGCCGCCCTCATCAAGCGCTGGAACCAGCTGCTGTCCAACTCGGCGGCGCGGAAGAAGAAGCTGCTGGAGGCGCAGGACCATTTCCGCAAGGTGGAGGACCTCTTCCTGACCTTCGCCAAGAAGGCCTCGGCCTTCAACAGCTGGTTCGAGAACGCCGAGGAGGACCTGACCGACCCGGTCCGCTGCAACTCCCTGGAGGAGATCCGGGCGCTGCGCGAGGCCCACGAGGCGTTCCGCTCCTCGCTGAGCTCGGCCCAAACCGACTTCAACCAGCTGGCCGAGCTGGACCAGCAGATCAAGAGCTACCAGGTGGCGTCCAACCCCTACACCTGGTTCACCATGGAGGCCCTGGAGGAGACCTGGAGAAACCTGCAGAAGATCATCAAG gagagggagctggagctgcagaaGGAGCAGAGGAGGCAGGAGGAGAACGACAAGCTGCGGCAGGAGTTCGCTCAACACGCCAACGCCTTCCACCAGTGGCTGCAGGAGACCAG GACGTATCTTCTGGACGG GTCCTGCATGGTGGAAGAGTCCGGAACCCTGGAGTCTCAGCTGGAGGCCACCAAG CGGAAGCACCAGGAGATCCGGGCGATGCGCAGCCAGCTGAAGAAGATCGAGGATCTGGGGGCGGCCATGGAGGAAGCTCTGATCCTGGACAACAAATACACGGAGCACAGCACCGTGGGGCTGGCCCAGCAGTGGGACCAACTGGACCAGCTGGGCATGAGGATGCAGCACAACCTGGAGCAGCAGATCCAGGCCCG AAACACGACCGGCGTGACGGAGGAGGCGCTGAAGGAGTTCAGCATGATGTTCAA GCACTTCGACAAGGAGAAGTCGGGCCGCCTGAACCACCAGGAGTTCAAGTCGTGTCTGCGCTCGCTGGGCTACGACCTTCCCATGGTGGAGGAAGGAGAACCCGACCCGGAGTTTGAGGCCATCCTGGACACGGTGGACCCCAACAG GGACGGGAACGTGTCGCTGCAGGAGTACATGGCCTTCATGATCAGCCGGGAGACGGAGAACGTCAAGTCGAGCGAGGAGATCGAGAGCGCCTTCCGGGCGCTGAGCGCCGAGAACAAACCCTACGTCACCAAGGAGGAGCTGTACCAG AACCTGACCAAGGAGCAGGCCGACTACTGCCTGTCGCACATGAAGCCGTACCTGGACAGCAAGGGCCGCGAGTTGCCGTCGGCGTTCGACTTCGTGGAGTTCACGCGCTCGCTGTTCGTCAACTGA